One window from the genome of Salvia miltiorrhiza cultivar Shanhuang (shh) chromosome 7, IMPLAD_Smil_shh, whole genome shotgun sequence encodes:
- the LOC130993619 gene encoding probable BOI-related E3 ubiquitin-protein ligase 3, which translates to MFRGNNGNTAAPSFLENHLQYPEDVSNQLQFCGNLPVEFHADPVNYLGSNNGPPYLLPNKCGRDAEAIPRQQKLLFSLNNNTSNDESERKASTLNLNPVSTGLRLSYDDEERNSSITSASGSLTAASSVFPYLSNDIKRELDQQKEELNHFIRTQEANMVKGVRDMRHRHMASFVTAIEKGVSRKLREKDAELETITRRNKELVESMKQVTSEAQNWCYMAKYNESIVNVLKTNLEQAMQGSNAGKEGCGESDVDDAASCIDPNNYLSVSASVKKDIICKACKAKEVSILLMPCRHFCLCKECQAFATVCPVCQMITTASFEVYLS; encoded by the exons ATGTTCAGAGGTAACAACGGCAATACTGCTGCACCGTCTTTTCTTGAAAATCATCTTCAATATCCGGAAGATGTCTCAAATCAGCTGCAGTTTTGTGGAAATT TACCTGTAGAATTTCATGCTGATCCTGTAAATTATCTTGGAAGTAACAATGGCCCTCCATACCTCCTGCCAAATAAATGTGGCAGGGATGCTGAAGCCATTCCCAGGCAGCAGAAACTTCTGTTTTCCTTAAACAATAATACTTCAAATGATGAATCTGAGAGAAAAGCCAGCACGTTGAACCTAAATCCTGTGTCTACTGGTTTAAGGCTCTCTTATGATGACGAGGAGCGAAACTCCTCTATCACTTCTGCAAGTGGAAGCCTGACAGCAGCATCGTCAGTTTTTCCTTATCTGAGCAACGACATCAAAAGAGAGCTTGATCAGCAAAAGGAAGAACTCAATCACTTTATCAGAACTCAG GAAGCTAATATGGTGAAAGGGGTTAGAGACATGAGGCACAGACACATGGCTTCTTTTGTTACTGCCATAGAGAAAGGTGTAAGCAGAAAGCTGCGCGAGAAAGATGCAGAACTGGAGACCATAACCCGCAGAAACAAAGAACTGGTCGAGAGCATGAAACAAGTAACGAGTGAAGCCCAGAACTGGTGCTATATGGCCAAGTACAACGAGTCAATCGTGAACGTTCTGAAAACAAATCTCGAGCAAGCAATGCAAGGGTCAAATGCAGGAAAAGAAGGGTGTGGAGAGAGCGATGTGGATGATGCTGCGTCTTGCATTGATCCGAACAACTACCTCAGCGTCTCCGCTTCTGTGAAGAAAGACATCATCTGTAAAGCCTGCAAAGCCAAGGAGGTATCCATTCTGTTAATGCCATGTAGACATTTCTGTTTGTGTAAAGAGTGTCAAGCCTTTGCCACAGTTTGTCCTGTCTGTCAGATGATAACAACCGCTAGCTTCGAGGTCTATCTATCTTGA